In one Candidatus Cloacimonas sp. genomic region, the following are encoded:
- a CDS encoding spore germination protein GerW family protein yields MDIKDIFSQIRSMVNNAMGGGLSFGQPSKLGDLYVIPVARVIYGMGGGGDQPSSEQETENEEKTETDKAENKTKVKVAFSGGGGVGTYSKPVGLFSIKEDSIKFHPAIDLMELLALGSFMTIFMIIMKKMRFIK; encoded by the coding sequence ATGGATATTAAGGACATCTTTTCCCAAATTCGCTCTATGGTAAATAACGCTATGGGCGGTGGTTTATCTTTTGGGCAACCTTCAAAATTGGGTGATCTTTATGTGATTCCGGTTGCCAGAGTTATTTATGGTATGGGTGGTGGAGGCGACCAACCCTCTTCTGAGCAAGAAACTGAAAATGAAGAGAAAACCGAAACTGATAAAGCGGAAAATAAGACAAAAGTGAAAGTAGCGTTCAGTGGCGGAGGGGGCGTTGGAACTTATAGTAAGCCAGTAGGTCTATTCTCAATTAAGGAAGATAGCATTAAATTCCATCCTGCAATTGATCTTATGGAATTATTGGCGTTAGGAAGTTTTATGACTATATTTATGATAATAATGAAGAAGATGAGGTTTATAAAGTAA
- a CDS encoding T9SS type A sorting domain-containing protein encodes MKNSKMLICLFLLFCGGSLCGSITRYYTFDYSTAEYNPINGIQLTFPDMNNYISSGIEIGFPFPYCGEMYEYVKISTNGFINPGATWNYDSPNNQLIYGIYPIIAPLWDDLSLAEGNLQYATIGTAPNREFWVQYSHARWPYNQFNCYVNFQVVLSENGKIEFHYGNTNGTPVNCSASIGINMSNAGAGNFFSITPGNPPLVSTTQENYSINEIIPSGMVYTFNPLPPVLYDLSLEIEVDSIYMNGIYHNWQESFVLPVTVKNEGTETVDSYDVVLFCQQMELCRLNGISLAPAESHLYELVATIDSSGWQYLTAVAELPEDEYPEDNIDDYTCIIRPNPATGIIVGAGNELQRIPIDVYWKYSLYETIYYADEIGESGTIYGISFYMNSTFSHFLTVKVWVGETNSTDLSEGWIAAGELTPVYNSDINIPADSIEMYLPFSVPYQYHQGNLCLMAYHTHSYLLTCSDPFLAQTVPEMRAIKRWTDAYDPDPYNPPVYNDLYGKMPKTAFYLIATNDIDDDYLPVSRLLSCYPNPFSETITLSLNLAKSEQICLEIYNCKGQKVTTLYNGNIEKGETKISWNGLDSNNRKVANGLYFGQLRTKERCEKVKLIVLK; translated from the coding sequence ATGAAAAACTCCAAAATGCTAATTTGTTTATTTCTGCTTTTCTGCGGAGGGAGTTTGTGTGGCTCCATTACCCGCTATTATACTTTTGACTATTCTACTGCTGAATACAATCCTATAAACGGAATTCAACTTACTTTTCCGGATATGAACAATTATATCAGTTCCGGTATAGAAATCGGTTTTCCTTTTCCCTACTGCGGAGAGATGTATGAATATGTTAAAATTTCTACCAATGGTTTTATCAATCCAGGTGCCACTTGGAATTATGACAGCCCTAATAATCAGTTAATATATGGCATTTATCCTATAATTGCTCCCCTTTGGGATGATCTTAGTTTGGCGGAAGGCAATTTGCAATATGCAACAATTGGCACTGCTCCCAACCGTGAATTTTGGGTTCAATACTCCCATGCTCGCTGGCCCTATAATCAATTTAACTGTTATGTAAACTTTCAAGTAGTGCTTTCCGAAAATGGTAAAATTGAATTCCATTACGGGAACACGAATGGAACTCCTGTAAATTGTTCTGCGTCCATCGGAATTAATATGTCTAATGCGGGAGCGGGCAATTTTTTTAGTATCACTCCTGGAAATCCTCCTTTGGTTTCTACTACACAAGAAAATTATAGTATCAACGAAATTATTCCTTCCGGAATGGTTTACACTTTCAATCCTTTACCTCCTGTGCTTTATGATCTTTCGCTTGAGATAGAAGTAGATTCAATTTATATGAATGGGATATATCACAATTGGCAAGAAAGTTTTGTTCTTCCAGTAACAGTAAAAAATGAAGGAACCGAGACAGTTGATAGCTATGATGTGGTTCTTTTTTGCCAGCAAATGGAGCTTTGTCGTTTAAATGGCATTTCTCTGGCACCCGCAGAAAGTCATTTATATGAATTAGTAGCAACTATTGATTCCAGTGGATGGCAATATTTAACAGCGGTAGCAGAACTTCCCGAAGATGAATATCCGGAAGATAATATTGACGACTATACCTGTATTATCCGCCCTAATCCGGCTACAGGCATCATTGTAGGTGCGGGAAATGAACTGCAAAGAATACCCATAGATGTTTACTGGAAATATTCACTTTACGAAACAATTTACTATGCTGACGAAATTGGTGAGAGCGGGACTATTTATGGCATTAGTTTTTATATGAATTCCACCTTTAGTCACTTTCTGACAGTAAAGGTTTGGGTAGGGGAAACTAATTCAACTGATTTAAGCGAGGGCTGGATTGCGGCAGGAGAATTGACGCCGGTATATAATTCCGATATTAACATACCTGCGGATAGCATTGAAATGTATCTGCCATTTTCAGTCCCTTATCAGTATCATCAGGGCAATTTGTGCCTAATGGCATATCATACACATTCTTATCTGCTTACCTGTTCGGATCCTTTTTTAGCTCAAACGGTTCCCGAAATGAGAGCGATAAAACGCTGGACTGACGCCTATGACCCTGATCCTTATAATCCTCCCGTTTACAATGACTTATATGGTAAAATGCCGAAGACGGCTTTTTATTTAATTGCAACTAACGATATTGATGATGATTATTTGCCCGTGAGTAGATTACTCTCCTGCTATCCAAATCCCTTTTCAGAAACTATAACCCTAAGCTTAAATTTGGCTAAAAGTGAACAGATCTGCTTGGAAATATACAATTGCAAAGGGCAAAAAGTTACGACCCTCTATAACGGCAATATAGAAAAAGGCGAAACTAAAATATCTTGGAATGGTTTAGACAGCAATAACAGGAAAGTTGCCAATGGCTTATATTTTGGTCAGCTGAGAACAAAAGAGCGGTGCGAAAAGGTAAAATTGATAGTGTTGAAATAG
- the frr gene encoding ribosome recycling factor: MEELKDNTKDKMQKSFESMLHQYSKIRTGRATASILDDIKINYYGQPTPIKQLCNISIPEARMIVIQPWDKTTLADIEKAILAANIGITPENAGNVIRLPFQSLTEDKRRDLVKNIKKISEDARVAIRNIRRDANELVKKMKKDSEISEDDEKKQLKELQDLTDDWIKKIDEAEKAKEKEIMEV, encoded by the coding sequence ATGGAAGAATTAAAAGATAATACTAAAGATAAGATGCAGAAGAGCTTTGAATCAATGCTGCATCAATATTCCAAAATTAGAACTGGACGCGCTACCGCTTCCATTCTGGATGATATTAAAATAAACTATTACGGTCAACCGACACCGATTAAACAACTTTGCAATATTTCCATTCCAGAAGCAAGAATGATTGTAATTCAGCCCTGGGATAAAACTACTCTGGCTGATATTGAAAAAGCGATTTTAGCTGCCAATATTGGCATTACACCTGAAAACGCCGGAAATGTAATTCGCCTACCTTTTCAATCATTAACTGAAGATAAACGCCGAGACCTCGTTAAAAACATCAAAAAAATATCCGAAGATGCCAGAGTGGCAATTAGAAATATTCGGCGAGATGCCAATGAACTGGTTAAAAAAATGAAAAAAGACAGCGAAATCAGCGAAGATGACGAAAAGAAACAACTGAAAGAATTACAAGACCTAACCGATGACTGGATAAAAAAAATAGACGAAGCGGAAAAAGCAAAAGAAAAAGAAATAATGGAAGTGTAA
- the pyrH gene encoding UMP kinase yields MKNIYQSENIHRLVLKLSGEVLSGNKKNIYDETLIDSLTDAIISVHKRNYELGIVLGGGNIFRGGNWHNKSLNRVVLDSVGMLATIQNSLYVAQILVSKGIDCAVFSSLAVDKVVDRYSPQLATAALEEGKICFLSGGTGNPYFTTDTAAVLRAVELKADIVFKATNVDGLYSADPKKDLNARLIKSASFEECLQNRLGVMDLTAFSLAMDNNMPIKIFNISTPERLIDALINADIGTYIHP; encoded by the coding sequence ATGAAAAATATTTACCAAAGCGAAAATATCCATCGGCTGGTATTAAAACTATCGGGAGAAGTTCTCTCCGGTAATAAAAAAAATATTTACGATGAAACATTAATTGACTCCCTGACTGATGCCATCATCTCAGTTCACAAGCGAAATTACGAACTTGGCATCGTTTTGGGGGGCGGAAATATTTTTCGGGGTGGTAACTGGCATAATAAAAGTTTGAACAGAGTGGTTCTGGATAGCGTTGGAATGCTGGCAACTATCCAGAATTCTCTCTATGTAGCACAAATTCTTGTTTCCAAAGGTATTGATTGTGCCGTCTTTTCTTCTCTGGCTGTAGATAAAGTGGTTGACCGATATTCTCCGCAATTGGCAACTGCCGCTCTGGAAGAAGGTAAAATCTGTTTTTTGAGCGGAGGAACGGGAAATCCTTATTTTACAACTGATACGGCAGCTGTTTTAAGAGCGGTTGAATTAAAGGCGGATATTGTTTTTAAAGCTACGAATGTGGATGGCTTGTATAGCGCCGATCCTAAAAAAGATCTAAATGCACGCCTCATCAAAAGTGCCAGCTTTGAAGAATGTTTGCAAAACCGTTTGGGAGTAATGGATTTAACTGCTTTCTCCTTAGCTATGGATAATAATATGCCGATCAAGATATTTAACATCAGCACTCCGGAGAGGTTAATTGATGCGCTAATCAATGCTGATATAGGAACCTACATTCACCCCTGA
- the tsf gene encoding translation elongation factor Ts: MAEITATQVKELRNITGAGMMDCRKALVEKNGNVEEAIKYLRERGISKAEGKANRATKEGIIHSYIHFNYRIGVLLELNCESDFVARTPEFKALADEIAMQIAATNPLAVSPEQIDPAILEREKEIAHNKAVNEGKKPEIIEKIVEGNLRKFCAEHSLMEQELISDSTKTVKDLLTNAIATTGENIQVARFVRFQLGGE, translated from the coding sequence ATGGCAGAAATTACCGCTACCCAAGTAAAAGAACTGAGAAACATAACCGGAGCGGGAATGATGGATTGCCGCAAAGCGCTGGTTGAAAAAAACGGAAATGTTGAAGAAGCAATCAAATATTTGCGTGAACGCGGAATCAGTAAAGCCGAAGGTAAGGCAAATCGTGCTACTAAAGAAGGTATCATTCATTCTTACATACATTTTAACTACAGAATCGGAGTGCTTCTGGAACTTAATTGCGAATCTGATTTTGTTGCCAGAACTCCCGAATTTAAAGCATTGGCAGATGAAATTGCAATGCAAATTGCAGCTACCAATCCTTTGGCTGTAAGCCCCGAACAAATTGACCCTGCCATCCTGGAAAGGGAAAAAGAAATTGCTCACAATAAAGCGGTTAACGAAGGGAAAAAACCCGAAATTATCGAGAAAATTGTAGAGGGAAATCTAAGAAAATTCTGCGCCGAACATTCTCTTATGGAGCAGGAACTTATCAGTGATAGCACCAAAACCGTAAAGGACTTGCTTACCAATGCTATCGCTACAACAGGAGAAAATATTCAAGTTGCCAGATTTGTTCGTTTCCAGCTTGGCGGCGAATAG
- the rpsB gene encoding 30S ribosomal protein S2: MSVVTMKQLLEAGVHFGHQTFKWNPKMKKYIFIKRNGIHIIDLKQTVDAINEAYQFMKEVASKGEYILFVGTKKQAQAAIKEAAEKAGVFYVNQRWYGGMLTNMATIRQSIEKMKYYEEIVADGTISSYTKLEQQKMKRMHDKIEFSLGGIRDMDALPGCVFIVDTEYEKIAVHEARILNIPIVAMVDTNCDPDLIDYVIPGNDDATRAIHLISDIMANAVIEGRGIATEGVSTEAETPDKSAEENEDFESQLDTSEEKEEFDVPELTETEI, from the coding sequence ATGTCCGTAGTTACTATGAAACAGTTACTTGAGGCAGGTGTCCATTTCGGTCATCAGACCTTTAAGTGGAATCCCAAAATGAAGAAATATATCTTTATTAAACGCAATGGGATTCATATTATTGATCTTAAACAGACCGTTGATGCCATCAACGAAGCATATCAGTTTATGAAAGAAGTTGCCTCCAAAGGTGAATATATCCTTTTTGTAGGCACCAAAAAACAGGCACAGGCAGCCATTAAAGAAGCGGCTGAAAAAGCAGGTGTGTTTTATGTTAATCAGCGTTGGTATGGTGGAATGTTAACAAATATGGCAACAATTCGTCAAAGCATCGAAAAGATGAAATATTATGAGGAAATTGTTGCGGATGGAACGATTTCCAGCTACACCAAACTGGAACAGCAAAAGATGAAAAGAATGCACGATAAAATTGAATTTTCCTTAGGTGGTATTCGCGATATGGATGCCTTGCCGGGATGTGTTTTTATCGTCGATACAGAATATGAAAAAATTGCCGTTCACGAAGCACGCATTTTGAATATTCCGATTGTAGCTATGGTAGATACGAATTGCGATCCGGATTTGATTGATTATGTTATTCCTGGCAATGATGATGCCACGCGCGCCATTCATTTAATTTCGGATATTATGGCAAATGCTGTTATCGAAGGAAGAGGAATAGCCACTGAAGGTGTAAGCACGGAAGCTGAAACGCCTGATAAATCTGCAGAAGAAAATGAGGATTTTGAATCGCAGTTGGATACCTCAGAAGAAAAAGAAGAATTTGATGTTCCCGAATTGACGGAGACAGAAATATAA
- the rpsI gene encoding 30S ribosomal protein S9, giving the protein MQTFDAVGRRKNAVARVRLMPGTGKRIINDVQMKKYLQRETLEMIVEQPLQTVGLSDNFDVYVNVYGGGLSGQAGAIRHGITRALVEYDETLRPALKARGFLTRDPRMVERKKSGRPKARKRFQFSKR; this is encoded by the coding sequence ATGCAGACCTTTGATGCAGTTGGAAGAAGAAAAAATGCCGTTGCCAGAGTTCGGCTTATGCCAGGGACTGGAAAACGCATTATAAACGATGTCCAGATGAAGAAATATCTTCAGAGAGAAACCTTGGAAATGATTGTAGAACAGCCCTTGCAAACAGTCGGTTTATCCGATAACTTTGATGTTTATGTAAATGTTTACGGAGGTGGTTTAAGCGGTCAAGCAGGAGCCATTCGTCATGGAATTACCCGTGCTTTGGTGGAATATGATGAAACTTTACGCCCTGCTCTTAAAGCCAGAGGTTTTTTAACTCGTGATCCCAGAATGGTGGAACGCAAAAAATCCGGTCGTCCCAAAGCCAGAAAGAGATTCCAGTTCTCTAAGCGTTAA
- the rplM gene encoding 50S ribosomal protein L13 yields the protein MITKTPSPADIHQNWYIVDAEGIPLGRLSTKIATILRGKHKPYYVPNIDTGDFVIVINAAKVRVSGLKSLQKFYKSYSGYPDGLKEIPFARVMEKHPERIIEHAVKGMMPKNKLGRAMFKKLKVYAGAEHPHSAQKPIELNI from the coding sequence ATGATTACCAAAACCCCAAGTCCTGCCGATATTCACCAAAATTGGTATATCGTTGATGCAGAGGGAATTCCTTTGGGTCGTTTATCCACAAAAATAGCTACCATATTGCGTGGCAAGCATAAACCGTATTATGTTCCCAATATTGATACGGGCGATTTTGTAATCGTGATTAACGCGGCAAAAGTGCGCGTAAGCGGTTTGAAATCCTTGCAGAAGTTTTATAAAAGCTATAGTGGTTATCCGGACGGATTGAAGGAAATTCCTTTTGCCAGAGTTATGGAAAAGCATCCGGAGCGTATTATTGAGCACGCCGTAAAAGGTATGATGCCCAAAAATAAGCTGGGACGAGCAATGTTCAAAAAATTAAAAGTTTATGCGGGAGCTGAACATCCACATTCGGCTCAAAAACCGATTGAACTTAACATTTAG